One Fibrobacter sp. UWB13 DNA window includes the following coding sequences:
- the rplE gene encoding 50S ribosomal protein L5, with the protein MNQMKQFYLEKVVPALQQKFAYKNVMQIPRLEKIVLNMGVGAASQNRKILDEAADTLTAITGQKAIVTNAKKAVANFHLREGIGIGAKVTLHGDNMWDFLYRFINIDLPRVRDFRGLARRGFDGMGNFTLGIKEQTIFVEIDIDKISRTFGMDISFVTSAKTDDEGRALLEELGLPFRK; encoded by the coding sequence ATGAACCAGATGAAGCAATTCTATCTCGAAAAGGTCGTTCCGGCCTTGCAGCAAAAGTTTGCCTACAAGAACGTGATGCAGATTCCGCGTCTCGAAAAGATCGTGCTCAACATGGGCGTGGGCGCCGCTTCCCAGAACCGCAAGATTCTCGACGAAGCTGCTGACACTCTCACTGCTATCACCGGTCAGAAGGCTATTGTCACTAACGCTAAGAAGGCTGTCGCTAACTTCCACCTCCGTGAAGGTATCGGCATCGGTGCTAAGGTCACACTTCATGGCGACAACATGTGGGACTTCCTCTATCGTTTCATCAACATCGACCTTCCGCGTGTCCGCGACTTCCGTGGTCTCGCACGCCGTGGCTTTGATGGCATGGGTAACTTCACCCTCGGCATCAAGGAACAGACGATCTTTGTTGAAATCGACATTGACAAGATTTCCCGTACCTTCGGTATGGACATTTCTTTCGTCACCTCCGCTAAGACGGACGACGAAGGCCGTGCCCTCCTCGAAGAACTTGGACTCCCCTTCAGGAAGTAA
- the rplF gene encoding 50S ribosomal protein L6 — MSRIGKAIITIPAGVKVNVNGQNIKVEGPKGKLETTVHELISIKLDGDKLSFTRPNDEKFTRAMHGTTRALVNNMVEGVTKGFQKTLEIVGVGYRVEQKGKDLNLVLGFSHPVIFKAPEGVELKAVDPLKITISGIDKQKVGQAAAEIRKYRKPEPYKGKGIKYAGEIVRRKQGKKTGK, encoded by the coding sequence ATGTCCCGTATCGGTAAAGCTATTATCACTATCCCGGCTGGCGTTAAGGTTAACGTCAACGGTCAGAACATCAAGGTCGAAGGCCCGAAGGGCAAGCTCGAAACGACAGTTCACGAACTCATCTCCATCAAGCTCGATGGTGACAAGCTCTCCTTCACCCGCCCGAATGATGAAAAGTTCACCCGCGCTATGCACGGCACCACTCGCGCTCTCGTCAATAACATGGTCGAAGGCGTGACCAAGGGTTTCCAGAAGACTCTCGAAATCGTTGGCGTTGGCTACCGCGTCGAACAGAAGGGCAAGGACCTCAACTTGGTTCTCGGCTTCTCTCATCCGGTGATCTTCAAGGCTCCGGAAGGCGTTGAACTGAAGGCTGTTGATCCGCTGAAGATTACGATCTCCGGCATCGACAAGCAGAAGGTTGGCCAGGCTGCCGCAGAAATTCGCAAGTACCGTAAGCCTGAACCGTATAAGGGCAAGGGCATCAAGTACGCTGGCGAAATTGTGCGTCGCAAGCAGGGTAAGAAGACAGGTAAATAA
- the rplN gene encoding 50S ribosomal protein L14 yields MIQEETRLVVADNSGAKEVACIRVLGGTNRRYASIGDVIKVAVKDAIPQSKVKKGSVADAVVVRTAKEIARPDGTFIRFSDNAVVLINKDGEPRGTRIFGPVARELRDKKYMKIISLAPEVL; encoded by the coding sequence ATGATTCAAGAAGAAACCAGACTCGTCGTGGCCGATAACAGTGGTGCCAAGGAAGTCGCCTGCATCCGTGTTTTGGGTGGCACAAACCGTCGCTATGCTAGCATCGGTGATGTCATCAAGGTAGCCGTTAAGGACGCTATCCCCCAGAGCAAGGTGAAGAAGGGTTCCGTGGCCGACGCCGTCGTCGTCCGCACAGCTAAAGAAATCGCACGTCCGGATGGAACGTTCATTCGTTTCTCCGACAACGCAGTGGTTCTCATCAACAAGGATGGCGAACCGCGTGGAACCCGTATTTTTGGACCGGTGGCTCGTGAGCTCCGCGACAAGAAATACATGAAGATCATCTCCCTCGCACCTGAGGTTCTGTAA
- the secY gene encoding preprotein translocase subunit SecY: MEALKKAIDAFVNAFKIEDLRKKILFTLGLLIVYRIGAHITIPGVNAAVLAEYFKNSNNLFGLYDSFTGGAFAKATVFALGIMPYISASIILQLMGSVIPAIQMLQKEGQEGRAKLNQYTRYFTVVLSALQGWGISMWLSNLKVTTAAGTGISVLSDNFSSGLGNLGFRLLATLTFTVGTIFLMYVGEQITSHGVGNGISLIIFAGIVGGLPRAIMAEFEMFNEGIQPLAIEVFILALVVVIVGFIVFVEQATRRIPLQSPRRTVGNKVLGGQASYLPFKVNTANVIPVIFASCIMFIPAMVASWFPNVSAMQAFASAFIPGHISYSVVDALLIIFFTFFYTAIQYNPNDIAENLKRSGGFIPGVRPGKQTAEYIDHVLTRISLPGSLYLALISVVPLHMKDALNMSFYIGGTSVLIVVGVALDTLRQLEAQLHTKNYEGFLKRGRIRGRMAS; the protein is encoded by the coding sequence ATGGAAGCACTCAAGAAAGCCATCGATGCGTTCGTAAATGCTTTTAAGATTGAAGACCTGCGTAAAAAGATCCTTTTTACGCTTGGTCTTTTGATTGTCTATCGCATTGGCGCACACATCACCATCCCCGGAGTTAACGCTGCGGTCCTCGCAGAATACTTCAAAAATTCGAATAACTTGTTCGGCCTGTACGATTCGTTTACCGGCGGTGCATTTGCGAAAGCAACTGTATTTGCCCTCGGTATCATGCCGTACATCAGCGCAAGCATCATCCTCCAGTTGATGGGCTCGGTTATTCCCGCCATCCAGATGCTCCAGAAGGAGGGTCAGGAAGGTCGCGCTAAGCTGAACCAGTATACCCGATACTTCACGGTGGTCCTTTCCGCCTTGCAGGGATGGGGTATTTCTATGTGGCTTTCTAACCTCAAGGTGACGACGGCCGCCGGTACGGGCATTTCGGTCCTTTCCGACAATTTCTCGTCCGGTCTCGGTAACCTCGGCTTTCGTCTCCTTGCAACGTTAACCTTCACCGTAGGTACAATCTTTTTGATGTACGTTGGCGAGCAGATTACCTCGCACGGTGTGGGTAACGGTATTTCTCTTATCATTTTCGCCGGTATCGTCGGTGGCCTTCCGCGGGCCATCATGGCTGAATTCGAAATGTTTAATGAAGGCATCCAGCCGCTTGCGATCGAGGTCTTTATCTTGGCGCTGGTAGTTGTCATTGTCGGATTTATCGTTTTCGTCGAGCAGGCGACCCGTCGCATTCCACTCCAAAGTCCTCGCAGGACCGTCGGAAACAAGGTCTTGGGTGGTCAGGCTAGCTATTTGCCTTTCAAGGTGAACACTGCTAACGTGATTCCCGTGATCTTCGCATCTTGCATCATGTTCATTCCGGCCATGGTTGCATCTTGGTTCCCGAACGTATCTGCGATGCAGGCTTTTGCTTCTGCATTTATTCCGGGTCACATCTCCTACAGCGTAGTAGATGCCCTCCTCATCATATTCTTCACCTTCTTCTACACGGCAATCCAGTACAACCCGAACGACATTGCCGAAAACCTCAAGAGAAGTGGTGGGTTTATTCCGGGAGTCCGTCCGGGTAAGCAGACAGCAGAATACATTGACCACGTTTTGACCAGAATTTCATTGCCTGGGTCTCTTTACCTCGCTTTAATCAGCGTTGTTCCCCTGCACATGAAAGACGCTCTCAATATGAGTTTCTATATTGGGGGTACCTCGGTACTTATCGTGGTGGGTGTTGCTCTGGATACTCTTCGTCAGCTCGAAGCCCAGTTGCATACCAAAAATTATGAAGGTTTCTTGAAACGTGGCCGCATTCGCGGCAGGATGGCATCCTAG
- the rpmJ gene encoding 50S ribosomal protein L36: protein MKIKASIKPRCENCKIIRRKGVLRIICSKNPRHKQKQG from the coding sequence ATGAAAATCAAAGCCTCCATCAAACCCAGATGTGAAAACTGCAAGATCATCCGTCGTAAGGGTGTATTGCGCATCATCTGTTCGAAGAACCCCCGTCACAAGCAGAAGCAGGGATAA
- the rpmC gene encoding 50S ribosomal protein L29, translated as MKARELKELGVDQLKEKLAQLNLDLFNYRMTAKLGNLEKPSVIQAARKDIARIKTILSEKAKA; from the coding sequence ATGAAAGCACGTGAATTGAAAGAACTGGGCGTTGACCAGCTCAAGGAAAAACTGGCTCAGTTGAATCTCGATTTGTTCAATTACCGCATGACTGCGAAGCTCGGTAATTTGGAAAAACCCTCTGTGATTCAAGCTGCCCGCAAGGACATCGCCAGAATCAAGACCATCCTCAGCGAAAAGGCCAAGGCATAA
- a CDS encoding DNA-directed RNA polymerase subunit alpha, whose protein sequence is MMWKSLQMPRSFQKVETGEDGRYAKFVVEALERGWGITLGNALRRVLLSSLQGAAIVSVKIEGVDKEFSTIPGVKEDVTDIILNLKSIRVKLLSDHDETLHLDMSGDGEVTAKDFMDNPNVTILTPDVHIATLNGNASLSMDVKISCGRGYVVADELKDKDAPIGVIAMDANFNPVQKVAMHISDTRVGQKTDYNRLELEITTDGSIDPEDALAYAAKLLVDHLEIFINFEGDLESPEELEMDEERQRIANLLRMRVDDLELSVRSSNCLRMANIHTIGELVRNKENDMLKYKNFGRKSLVELNEVLTSMGLSFGMDVDDYLKD, encoded by the coding sequence ATGATGTGGAAATCACTTCAGATGCCGCGCAGCTTCCAGAAAGTGGAAACCGGCGAAGATGGCCGCTACGCCAAGTTTGTCGTAGAAGCCTTGGAACGTGGCTGGGGTATTACCCTCGGTAACGCTCTCCGTCGCGTGCTCCTCTCCTCTCTGCAGGGTGCGGCTATTGTCTCCGTGAAAATCGAAGGCGTTGACAAGGAATTTTCGACGATTCCGGGTGTTAAGGAAGATGTCACTGACATTATCCTCAACCTCAAGAGCATCCGTGTAAAGCTCCTGTCTGATCATGATGAAACCCTTCACTTGGACATGTCCGGTGATGGCGAAGTCACGGCCAAGGACTTTATGGACAATCCAAATGTCACTATCCTGACTCCGGATGTTCACATTGCGACATTGAACGGCAACGCTTCTTTGTCGATGGACGTGAAGATCTCCTGCGGTCGTGGTTATGTTGTTGCCGACGAACTCAAGGACAAGGACGCTCCGATTGGCGTTATCGCCATGGATGCGAACTTCAACCCGGTTCAGAAAGTCGCAATGCACATCAGCGATACCCGCGTTGGTCAGAAGACGGACTACAACCGTCTGGAACTTGAAATTACAACAGACGGTTCCATTGACCCGGAAGACGCTCTTGCATACGCTGCAAAGCTTCTTGTGGATCACTTGGAAATCTTCATCAACTTCGAAGGCGATCTCGAATCTCCTGAAGAACTCGAAATGGATGAAGAACGTCAGCGTATCGCTAACCTCCTCCGTATGCGCGTGGACGATCTGGAACTTTCCGTTCGCTCCAGCAACTGCCTCCGTATGGCAAACATCCATACCATTGGCGAGCTTGTTCGCAACAAGGAAAACGATATGCTCAAATACAAGAACTTCGGTAGGAAGTCCTTGGTTGAACTTAACGAGGTGTTGACGTCGATGGGCCTCTCTTTTGGCATGGACGTCGATGATTACTTGAAGGATTAA
- the rpsK gene encoding 30S ribosomal protein S11 gives MKETAAAAAEAPAAAEEVKIKKGKKRIDIQGIACVFASFNNTIVSITDARGNVVAWGSPGNSGFKGSRKSTPFAAQLAAETAAHKAFDLGMRKVDVRVKGAGGGRESAVRALKNAGLEVLSIRDVTGIPHNGCRPKKKRRI, from the coding sequence ATCAAGGAAACTGCTGCTGCCGCTGCTGAAGCTCCGGCTGCTGCTGAAGAAGTCAAGATCAAGAAGGGCAAGAAGCGCATTGACATCCAGGGTATCGCCTGCGTGTTCGCTTCCTTCAACAATACAATCGTTTCTATCACCGACGCTCGTGGCAACGTTGTCGCTTGGGGTTCTCCGGGTAACTCCGGTTTCAAGGGCTCCCGCAAGAGCACGCCGTTTGCTGCCCAGCTCGCCGCTGAAACCGCTGCCCACAAGGCATTCGATCTCGGCATGCGCAAGGTGGACGTTCGCGTTAAGGGTGCTGGTGGCGGTCGTGAATCTGCCGTCCGCGCTCTCAAGAATGCGGGCCTCGAAGTTCTCTCTATTCGAGACGTGACGGGCATTCCGCACAATGGTTGCCGTCCTAAAAAGAAGAGAAGAATTTAA
- a CDS encoding polysaccharide biosynthesis/export family protein: MRSFIVCLLLACVCAFASDSMFGNSASKGLVLGEGTSTRGAASLTPMYAEMAVDSNYVLGPGDFLDLMLEDKYLSIQVYPDGGVAVEECGVVNVNGKTLAEAQRLILDLVSRRYKREYCFVQLAAMKRFRVNAMGAIPAVGQHVIDPQNRLSMFIRAVGGLLPNANKEDVQIIRGKDTIHVNFNDMAKNGNFENDILLQQGDKIYVPFVPMGDNVSLVFPGYRTTVAYRSDRTLQDYFELAGADRMHNQGYKSVCIREPDKEPRWISLGEMKTTTVEPNTEVEFFIKELFVYLGGAVNYIGRYTYNPTWHAIDYISSGGVNTITGSWTQAKVWRGAKPEAISINVATDPILPGDVIEIPKNHYESFKDFTLFMASLLSVISSAFIIYVNYK; the protein is encoded by the coding sequence ATGCGATCTTTTATTGTCTGTCTTTTATTGGCGTGCGTTTGTGCCTTTGCTTCGGATTCGATGTTTGGCAATTCTGCGTCTAAGGGTCTAGTTCTCGGCGAAGGTACGTCTACGCGTGGCGCCGCATCGCTTACGCCGATGTATGCCGAAATGGCTGTGGATTCCAATTACGTGCTCGGTCCGGGCGACTTTCTGGACTTGATGCTCGAAGACAAGTACCTCTCTATCCAGGTGTATCCGGATGGCGGCGTGGCTGTCGAAGAGTGTGGTGTCGTGAATGTAAACGGCAAGACTTTGGCTGAGGCGCAGAGGCTGATTCTCGACCTTGTTTCCAGGCGTTACAAGCGTGAATACTGCTTTGTGCAACTTGCAGCCATGAAGAGGTTCCGCGTGAACGCCATGGGTGCAATTCCTGCGGTCGGACAGCATGTGATTGACCCGCAGAACAGGCTTTCGATGTTTATCCGTGCGGTTGGCGGGCTTCTCCCGAACGCCAATAAGGAAGATGTCCAGATTATTCGCGGTAAGGATACCATCCACGTGAACTTCAATGACATGGCGAAGAACGGCAATTTTGAAAACGATATTCTGCTACAGCAGGGAGACAAGATTTATGTGCCGTTTGTCCCGATGGGCGATAACGTTTCCCTGGTTTTCCCGGGGTATAGAACGACGGTCGCTTACCGTTCGGATAGGACTCTCCAGGATTACTTTGAGCTTGCTGGCGCCGATAGGATGCACAACCAGGGCTATAAGTCTGTATGCATTCGCGAACCGGACAAGGAACCCCGCTGGATTTCGCTTGGCGAAATGAAGACGACGACTGTCGAGCCGAATACGGAAGTGGAATTCTTTATCAAGGAACTGTTCGTGTACCTTGGCGGTGCCGTAAACTATATCGGCCGTTACACTTACAATCCGACATGGCATGCCATTGACTATATCTCTTCGGGTGGCGTGAATACGATTACGGGTTCCTGGACCCAGGCGAAGGTCTGGCGCGGTGCAAAGCCGGAAGCGATTTCTATCAACGTGGCGACGGACCCGATTTTGCCGGGCGACGTCATTGAAATTCCCAAGAACCATTACGAATCGTTCAAGGATTTCACCTTGTTCATGGCATCACTTTTGAGTGTGATTTCGTCTGCGTTCATCATTTACGTCAACTACAAGTAA
- the rplX gene encoding 50S ribosomal protein L24 — MANIKKNDNVKVISGANKGKTGTVISVKDGKVTVSGVNVCKRHEKPSQTNQTGGIVEKELPIDISNVMLLEGNTPVRTRIVREKGKKGVRTSVKTGKAV; from the coding sequence ATGGCTAACATCAAGAAGAATGATAACGTCAAGGTGATTTCCGGTGCCAACAAGGGCAAGACCGGCACCGTGATCAGTGTCAAGGATGGCAAGGTGACCGTTTCTGGCGTCAACGTCTGCAAGCGTCACGAAAAGCCGTCTCAGACCAATCAGACTGGTGGCATCGTTGAAAAGGAATTGCCGATCGACATTTCCAACGTGATGCTTCTCGAAGGCAACACTCCCGTTCGTACCCGCATCGTTCGCGAAAAGGGTAAGAAGGGCGTTCGTACCAGTGTCAAAACTGGAAAGGCTGTGTAA
- the rplQ gene encoding 50S ribosomal protein L17 gives MRHGVKNKKLGVNAQHKRAILRALTTSILEKGMETDQNKRYVRTTLHKAKLVRSCVERMITYAKKGDLSARREAARFVMDPKVLQDLFNTIGPRYANRNGGYTRVLKLGPNRAGDAAEMALIGLVEDEIVAKAKKAAEPAKADAAVDMVEGEGKSAN, from the coding sequence ATGAGACACGGTGTAAAAAACAAGAAACTGGGTGTTAACGCCCAACACAAGCGTGCCATCCTCCGCGCCCTCACGACTTCTATTCTCGAGAAGGGCATGGAAACGGATCAGAACAAGCGCTATGTGCGTACCACTCTCCACAAGGCTAAGCTTGTGCGCAGCTGTGTAGAACGCATGATTACCTACGCAAAGAAGGGTGACCTCTCTGCACGTCGTGAAGCAGCTCGCTTCGTGATGGACCCGAAGGTTCTCCAGGATTTGTTCAACACGATCGGTCCGCGTTATGCTAACCGCAACGGCGGTTACACTCGCGTGCTGAAGCTCGGCCCGAACCGCGCCGGCGACGCTGCTGAAATGGCTTTGATCGGTCTCGTCGAAGACGAAATCGTTGCTAAGGCTAAGAAGGCTGCTGAACCTGCCAAGGCTGACGCTGCTGTTGACATGGTCGAAGGCGAAGGCAAGTCCGCTAACTAA
- the rplP gene encoding 50S ribosomal protein L16 has translation MLSPKRTLHRKQMKGRMKGVASRGNYIAFGEFGIQALEKCWLTARQIEAARIAMTRKIKRGGRVWIRVFPDKPITRHPAEARMGKGKGAVEFWAAVILPGRILFEMGGVERELAMEALHVAIQKLPLKCKIIEESEI, from the coding sequence ATGCTGAGTCCGAAAAGAACATTGCATCGTAAGCAAATGAAAGGGCGCATGAAGGGCGTCGCCTCTCGTGGCAACTATATCGCCTTTGGCGAATTCGGTATCCAGGCTCTTGAAAAGTGCTGGCTCACCGCTCGCCAGATCGAAGCTGCTCGTATCGCCATGACTCGTAAGATCAAGCGTGGTGGTCGCGTGTGGATTCGCGTCTTCCCCGATAAGCCGATTACCCGTCACCCTGCAGAAGCCCGTATGGGTAAGGGTAAGGGCGCAGTCGAATTCTGGGCAGCCGTAATCCTCCCGGGTCGCATCCTTTTTGAAATGGGTGGTGTTGAACGTGAACTTGCCATGGAAGCTCTCCATGTTGCAATTCAGAAGCTCCCCCTTAAGTGCAAAATCATCGAAGAATCGGAGATCTAA
- the rpsE gene encoding 30S ribosomal protein S5, with the protein MEREAQVSEFEDKVVHINRCAKTVKGGRRMSFSALVVVGNKNGKVGVGLGKAKEVSEAIRKGTEAAQRNIVEVQLLDGTIPHDIEVKSGSTRILLMPAAPGTGVIAGAAARAVLELAGVRNILTKIHGSSNPSTVVSACLEGLLSQKNKQDCAKLRGFEA; encoded by the coding sequence TTGGAACGCGAAGCTCAAGTTTCTGAATTTGAAGACAAGGTTGTACACATCAACCGTTGCGCTAAGACCGTCAAGGGCGGCCGTCGCATGTCCTTCTCCGCTCTCGTTGTCGTCGGCAACAAGAACGGCAAGGTCGGTGTCGGTCTCGGCAAGGCTAAGGAAGTTTCCGAAGCTATCCGTAAGGGTACCGAAGCTGCCCAGAGAAACATCGTGGAAGTCCAGCTCCTCGATGGCACTATCCCGCACGACATCGAAGTGAAGAGCGGTTCTACCCGCATCCTCCTCATGCCGGCTGCTCCGGGTACTGGTGTTATCGCCGGTGCTGCTGCCCGTGCAGTTCTCGAACTCGCCGGTGTCCGCAACATCCTCACGAAGATTCACGGTTCCTCCAATCCGAGCACTGTCGTCAGCGCTTGCTTGGAAGGCCTGCTTTCTCAGAAGAACAAACAGGACTGCGCCAAGTTGCGTGGTTTTGAAGCCTAA
- the infA gene encoding translation initiation factor IF-1 encodes MAKEEGIQVEGVVLEALPNAFFRVQLGNGHEILAHVSGKMRRHFIRILPDDKVLVEISPYDLNRGRITYRYK; translated from the coding sequence GTGGCTAAAGAAGAAGGTATACAAGTAGAAGGCGTTGTGTTGGAAGCTCTTCCCAACGCTTTCTTCCGTGTTCAACTCGGAAATGGTCATGAGATCCTGGCACATGTTTCAGGAAAAATGCGCCGGCATTTTATCAGAATTTTGCCGGACGACAAAGTGTTGGTCGAGATTTCCCCGTACGATTTAAATCGCGGGCGAATTACTTACCGTTACAAGTAA
- the rpsQ gene encoding 30S ribosomal protein S17 has product MERNLRKVKQGIVSSDKMDKTITVVVENRKRHPMYNKIMTTTSKLKAHDEKNEAEEGDLVEIMETRPLSATKRWRLVRIVEKKK; this is encoded by the coding sequence ATGGAAAGAAACCTTCGTAAAGTCAAGCAGGGTATCGTCTCCTCCGACAAGATGGACAAGACGATTACGGTTGTGGTCGAAAACCGCAAGCGTCACCCGATGTACAACAAGATCATGACTACGACCAGCAAGCTCAAGGCTCACGATGAAAAGAATGAAGCCGAAGAAGGCGACTTGGTCGAAATCATGGAAACTCGTCCCCTCTCTGCAACGAAGCGCTGGCGCCTCGTCCGCATTGTGGAAAAGAAGAAGTAA
- the rplR gene encoding 50S ribosomal protein L18 yields the protein MTAIAKKRIQSRIARHERVRKSVVGTAECPRLAVRRSLSHMIAQIFDDENNKSVAQVTTASKEFQGKFGEMTKTEQAKQLGLQIAELAKSKGIESVVFDRGGYIYHGRVQALAEGAREGGLKF from the coding sequence ATGACTGCAATTGCTAAAAAAAGAATCCAGTCCAGAATCGCACGCCACGAACGCGTACGCAAGTCTGTTGTCGGAACTGCAGAATGCCCTCGTTTGGCTGTTCGCCGTTCCTTGTCTCACATGATTGCCCAGATCTTTGATGACGAAAACAACAAGTCTGTCGCTCAGGTCACCACAGCTTCCAAGGAATTCCAGGGTAAGTTTGGTGAAATGACGAAGACCGAACAGGCTAAGCAGCTCGGTCTCCAGATTGCTGAACTCGCCAAGTCCAAGGGCATTGAATCCGTGGTCTTCGACCGCGGCGGTTACATCTATCACGGTCGCGTTCAGGCTCTCGCTGAGGGAGCTCGTGAAGGCGGACTCAAATTCTAG
- a CDS encoding type Z 30S ribosomal protein S14 has translation MASRRMIEKCKRTPKYTVRGYNRCKRCGRPHAFMRRFGLCRICFREMALAGEIPGITKSSW, from the coding sequence ATGGCAAGCAGAAGAATGATTGAAAAATGCAAGCGTACTCCGAAGTATACCGTTCGTGGGTACAACCGTTGCAAGCGTTGCGGTAGGCCGCACGCCTTTATGCGCCGCTTTGGCCTTTGCCGTATTTGCTTCCGCGAAATGGCACTCGCCGGCGAAATCCCCGGTATCACAAAGTCGTCTTGGTAA
- the rpsH gene encoding 30S ribosomal protein S8 translates to MAMTDTIADMLTRIRNASTAKLPVVDIPASNLKRDIARVLQEKGFIKKFVVVDDGKQGILKVLLRYTKGESAIQGLQRVSTPGLRHYVDVAKLPRVRNGLGYAIISTSKGVMTDHEARELKVGGEVIAKVW, encoded by the coding sequence ATGGCAATGACAGATACTATCGCCGATATGCTCACCCGTATCCGCAATGCCTCTACGGCAAAGCTCCCCGTGGTGGACATTCCTGCCAGCAATCTTAAGCGTGATATTGCACGTGTGTTGCAGGAAAAAGGTTTCATTAAGAAGTTCGTCGTCGTCGATGACGGTAAGCAGGGCATCCTCAAGGTCCTCCTCCGTTACACGAAGGGCGAATCCGCTATCCAGGGCCTCCAGCGCGTTTCTACGCCGGGTCTCCGTCACTACGTTGACGTGGCCAAGCTTCCGCGCGTTCGCAACGGCCTCGGCTATGCTATCATCTCCACATCTAAAGGTGTCATGACTGACCACGAAGCCCGCGAACTCAAGGTGGGTGGCGAAGTCATCGCAAAGGTATGGTAA
- the rpmD gene encoding 50S ribosomal protein L30, which yields MKKVRITLIKGIVRRLPVHRANVAALGLRKIGQTVEHNLTPSIAGMINAVKDMVKVEEI from the coding sequence ATGAAGAAAGTTCGTATTACTTTGATCAAGGGTATCGTCCGTCGCCTTCCGGTGCACCGCGCTAACGTGGCTGCACTCGGCCTCCGCAAGATCGGACAAACTGTTGAACACAATCTGACTCCGTCCATTGCTGGCATGATCAATGCCGTGAAGGACATGGTCAAGGTCGAGGAGATCTAA
- the rpsM gene encoding 30S ribosomal protein S13, with the protein MARIAGVDLPKNKTVEYGLTAIYGVGLFTANKVCAQLGIDKNKKCDDLTEEEQGKIRHLLEDEYSVEGQLRAEVTLNIKRLQDIGCYRGIRHRKGLPVRGQRSRTNARTRKGPKKTVANKKK; encoded by the coding sequence ATGGCACGTATCGCTGGTGTCGATTTACCGAAAAACAAGACTGTTGAATACGGTCTGACGGCAATCTATGGTGTCGGTCTGTTCACCGCTAACAAGGTCTGTGCTCAGTTGGGCATTGACAAGAACAAGAAGTGTGACGACCTGACTGAAGAAGAACAAGGTAAGATTCGTCATCTTTTGGAAGATGAATACTCTGTGGAAGGTCAGCTCCGCGCAGAAGTTACCTTGAACATCAAGCGTTTGCAGGATATTGGCTGCTATCGCGGCATCCGCCACCGCAAGGGCCTCCCGGTCCGCGGTCAGCGTTCCCGCACCAACGCCCGCACACGTAAGGGCCCCAAGAAGACTGTGGCTAACAAGAAGAAGTAA
- the rplO gene encoding 50S ribosomal protein L15: MELNTLNPGKAAKGKSRKRIGRGPGSGWGTTAGRGQKGAGARKSAKAGRVAFEGGQMPIHRRIPKRGFKHAGVEFQIVNLKRLAGVSVTDFDAKVLFDQGFIKNVELPVKVLAFGSIDKAINVKVNAISEKAKAAIEAAGGKVEII, encoded by the coding sequence ATGGAACTCAATACTCTCAATCCTGGCAAGGCTGCCAAGGGCAAGAGCCGCAAGCGCATTGGTCGTGGTCCGGGCTCTGGCTGGGGCACGACTGCCGGTCGTGGTCAGAAGGGTGCTGGTGCTCGTAAGAGCGCTAAGGCCGGTCGCGTCGCTTTCGAAGGCGGCCAGATGCCGATTCACCGTCGTATCCCGAAGCGCGGCTTCAAGCACGCTGGTGTTGAATTCCAGATCGTGAACCTGAAGCGCCTCGCTGGTGTCAGCGTTACTGATTTCGATGCCAAGGTCCTCTTCGACCAGGGCTTCATCAAGAACGTCGAACTGCCGGTCAAGGTCCTCGCTTTTGGTTCTATCGACAAGGCTATCAACGTAAAGGTTAACGCTATCAGCGAAAAGGCAAAGGCTGCCATTGAAGCTGCTGGCGGCAAAGTTGAGATCATCTAA